From Sceloporus undulatus isolate JIND9_A2432 ecotype Alabama chromosome 6, SceUnd_v1.1, whole genome shotgun sequence, one genomic window encodes:
- the SNAPC5 gene encoding snRNA-activating protein complex subunit 5: MLSRLQELRKEEETLLRVKAALHDQLNRLKVEELALQSMIKESEGNMSVSSTAAMEEEDQNMDNEAAINQTKLQLQICISEEEEEEEEEEEESDS; the protein is encoded by the exons atgctgaGCCGGCTGCAGGAGCTGCGCAAGGAGGAAGAGACGCTGCTGAGGGTCAAGGCGGCGCTCCACGACCAGCTCAACCGGCTCAAG GTGGAAGAGTTGGCCCTCCAGTCCATGATCAAGGAAAGCGAAGGGAACATGTCTGTCTCATCCACCGCAGCAATGGAGGAAGAAGACCAAAAC atGGACAACGAAGCAGCGATCAATCAGACCAAACTGCAGCTACAGATATGCAtcagtgaagaggaggaggaggaggaagaggaggaggaggaatcggATTCTTAA
- the RPL4 gene encoding 60S ribosomal protein L4: protein MESGRGYVAEEEGGARRQENSAAVVRTSFSDEGRGGVRRLRHEAEMACTRPLVSVYSEKGEVSGKNVTMPAVFKAPIRPDIVNFVHTNLRKNSRQPYAVSELAGHQTSAESWGTGRAVARIPRVRGGGTHRSGQGAFGNMCRGGRMFAPTKTWRRWHRRVNITQKRYAICSALAASALPALVMSKGHRIEEIPELPLVVEDKVEGYKKTKEAVLLLKKLKAWNDIKKVYASQRMRAGKGKMRNRRRIQRKGPCIIYNEDNGIIKAFRNIPGITLLNVNKLNILRLAPGGHVGRFCIWTESAFRKLDELYGTWRKAATLKSNYNLPMHKMTNTDLGRILKSQEIQKALRAPKKKIHRRVLKKNPLKNLRIMIKLNPYAKTMRRNTILRHAKNHKLKEEKIAKGKEKAQAQAAAAAAKKKKKTESAA from the exons atggaaagtggGCGGGGCTACGTggcggaggaggaaggcggcGCAAGGAGACAGGAAAACTCAGCGGCGGTGGTGAGAACTTCCTTTTCCGACGAGGGCCGCGGAGGAGTGAGGAGGCTGCGGCACGAGGCCGAGATG GCTTGCACTCGTCCTCTAGTCTCGGTGTACTCCGAAAAGGGAGAAGTCTCAGGCAAGAATGTCACCATGCCTGCCGTCTTCAAGGCTCCCATCCGGCCAGATATTGTGAACTTCGTTCACACCAATTTGCGGAAGAACAGCAGGCAGCCCTATGCGGTCAGCGAACTTGCAG GGCATCAGACCAGTGCTGAATCCTGGGGCACTGGAAGAGCGGTTGCTCGTATCCCAAGGGTTCGTGGAGGTGGAACTCACCGATCTGGCCAGGGTGCTTTTGGCAAT ATGTGTCGTGGAGGGCGCATGTTTGCCCCGACCAAGACTTGGCGACGCTGGCACCGTCGGGTGAACATAACCCAGAAGCGCTATGCGATCTgctctgctctggctgcttcGGCCCTTCCGGCGTTGGTTATGTCTAAAG GCCATCGCATTGAGGAGATCCCAGAACTTCCTCTGGTAGTTGAAGACAAAGTTGAGGGCTACAAGAAGACAAAGGAAGCTGTTCTGCTGCTTAAGAAGCTGAAAGCCTGGAATGATATCAAAAAG GTCTATGCCTCTCAGCGTATGCGCGCAGGCAAGGGTAAAATGCGGAACCGCCGTCGCATCCAGCGCAAGGGACCTTGCATTATCTACAACGAGGACAACGGCATCATAAAAGCTTTCAGGAATATCCCAG GAATTACTCTTCTCAATGTCAACAAGTTGAACATCTTGAGGCTTGCTCCTGGTGGCCATGTTGGACGTTTCTGCATTTGGACTGAAAGCGCTTTCCGCAAATTGGATGAATTGTATGGCACCTGGCGCAAGGCGGCCACCCTGAAGAGTAACTACAA CTTGCCAATGCACAAGATGACCAACACCGATCTTGGAAGAATCCTGAAAAGTCAAGAAATCCAGAAGGCCCTACGTGCACCAAA GAAAAAGATTCACCGCAGAGTTCTTAAGAAAAACCCACTGAAGAATTTGAGAATTATGATTAAACTGAACCCATACGCCAAGACCATGCGACGCAACACCATTCTGCGCCATGCTAAAAAT CACAAACTCAAGGAAGAGAAGATAgccaaagggaaagaaaaggcccAGGCTCaggctgctgccgctgctgcgaagaagaagaagaagactgaaaGTGCAGCATAG
- the ZWILCH gene encoding protein zwilch homolog isoform X1, with protein sequence MAARPLQEVVLRFCGFLQQVHDEGKKNANEGRCVFEVEVQGYLNGEGCANPLENFWNKSGEVIILEKVKPCEENNALEGQQVDDASVSLASPKENPSAFALPVSRARQLISFYTMSQNPNMSHLERNESAPLPPLWVRCDGSDPKQTIWMGAEPLRAGSNPEGILLHSVTCVGPVPKKKISADLEKLKENHRMRHHSSDLTIRGFARYEFLETTSLESLSLEDTLTPLERNIYADFTWNNVTKILQTPPLTSVAILKVQMASGSTLSSVYELNRELQFLLSLAESLKTGTTDWPKRLGQKPAIELVQKLLKDLKDEVDGLKIPNKNESESPQDNTTAAYGSMKALFSRRGDLDFVEQLWSKIWANIVSYEELVTCFTLVMKSLQCGELQAPVHQGSNSLLSKLIRQSYHGNVETVSLSGDTPIRMLLEIGVDKLKRDYVSYFVGKELATRIHLEYFLSTSVELQEQVHHVQKLHHMLEIVHNCVELLKLEQENLIFLTQSCINYYKEKPLNEKHVFQLPVKTAFVKEFYQNAYPQVWRVEISSGQGLKKVRTMWQFSTSPPAQQMNSSSFGLLDDTDVCGHKEEMCFITMTDSCPVYF encoded by the exons atggcggccaggCCGCTTCAGGAGGTGGTTCTTCGCTTCTGCGGCTTCCTTCAGCA GGTACATGACGAAGGAAAGAAGAATGCCAATGAAGGACGATGTGTCTTTGAG GTGGAAGTGCAAGGCTATTTGAATGGTGAGGGATGTGCAAATCCCTTGGAGAATTTCTGGAACAAAAGCGGCGAAGTGATTATTCTGGAGAAAGTG AAACCATGTGAAGAAAACAATGCGCTAGAAGGTCAGCAAGTAGATGACGCCTCCGTTTCTTTGGCTTCTCCAAAAGAGAATCCTTCGGCATTTGCTTTACCGGTTTCAAGAGCAAG GCAGCTGATTTCATTCTACACAATGTCTCAAAACCCAAATATGAGCCACTTAGAAAGAAATGAATCAGCCCCGCTTCCTCCGCTGTGGGTGCGATGTGATGGCTCTGATCCTAAACAAACTATTTGGATGGGAGCCGAGCCTCTCAGAGCCggaagcaacccagaaggcatcCTTCTCCATTCAGTCACGTGTGTCG GTCCTGTGCCAAAGAAAAAAATTTCTGCAGACCTGGAAAAACTGAAAGAGAATCATCGAATGAGACATCATTCTTCTGAT CTGACCATAAGGGGCTTTGCCCGTTATGAGTTCCTTGAAACCACTTCACTGGAGTCCCTCTCCTTAGAGGACACGCTCACTCCCCTGGAGAGAAATATATATGCGGATTTCACTTGGAACAACGTCACAAAGATTCTACAGACGCCTCCCCTCACTTCAGTTGCTATACTG AAAGTGCAAATGGCGTCTGGGAGCACCTTGAGTTCTGTGTATGAGCTGAACAGGGAGCTGCAGTTTCTCCTT AGTTTAGCTGAGAGCTTGAAGACTGGCACAACTGACTGGCCGAAGCGTTTGGGACAGAAACCTGCTATTGAACTTGTACAAAAACTCTTGAAAG ATTTAAAGGATGAAGTAGATGGGTTGAAGATACCAAACAAAAATGAATCTGAG aGTCCTCAAGACAATACCACTGCAGCCTATGGTTCCATGAAAGCTCTTTTTAGTCGGAGAGGAGACCTGGATTTTGTGGAGCAGCTGTGGTCTAAGATATGGGCAA aTATTGTTTCATATGAAGAACTGGTGACGTGTTTCACATTAGTAATGAAATCCCTTCAATGTGGTGAACTGCAGGCACCG GTTCATCAAGGAAGTAACAGTTTGCTGAGCAAACTAATTAGACAGTCTTATCACGGAAATGTTGAAACGGTTTCTCTTAGTGGTGATACTCCAATACGAATGCTTCTGGAAATCGGTGTGGATAAGCTGAAGAGAGATTATGTCAGCTATTTTGTAG GCAAAGAACTTGCAACACGTATTCACCTG GAATACTTCTTGTCTACATCTGTAGAACTGCAGGAACAGGTTCATCATGTTCAGAAGCTCCATCATATGCTGGAAATAGTGCACAACTGTGTGGAACTTCTGAAGCTTGAGCAAGAGAACCTCATCTTTCTGACACA GTCCTGTATAAACTACTACAAGGAAAAACCCCTGAATGAAAAACATGTATTTCAACTACCAGTTAAGACAGCTTTTGTGAAGGAGTTCTACCAAAA TGCTTACCCGCAAGTCTGGAGAGTGGAAATCAGCAGCGGACAAGGACTGAAAAAAGTGAGAACAATGTGGCAATTCAGCACCAGCCCTCCAGCTCAACAAATGAACTCAAGCAGCTTTG
- the ZWILCH gene encoding protein zwilch homolog isoform X2, which produces MCKSLGEFLEQKRRSDYSGESENNALEGQQVDDASVSLASPKENPSAFALPVSRARQLISFYTMSQNPNMSHLERNESAPLPPLWVRCDGSDPKQTIWMGAEPLRAGSNPEGILLHSVTCVGPVPKKKISADLEKLKENHRMRHHSSDLTIRGFARYEFLETTSLESLSLEDTLTPLERNIYADFTWNNVTKILQTPPLTSVAILKVQMASGSTLSSVYELNRELQFLLSLAESLKTGTTDWPKRLGQKPAIELVQKLLKDLKDEVDGLKIPNKNESESPQDNTTAAYGSMKALFSRRGDLDFVEQLWSKIWANIVSYEELVTCFTLVMKSLQCGELQAPVHQGSNSLLSKLIRQSYHGNVETVSLSGDTPIRMLLEIGVDKLKRDYVSYFVGKELATRIHLEYFLSTSVELQEQVHHVQKLHHMLEIVHNCVELLKLEQENLIFLTQSCINYYKEKPLNEKHVFQLPVKTAFVKEFYQNAYPQVWRVEISSGQGLKKVRTMWQFSTSPPAQQMNSSSFGLLDDTDVCGHKEEMCFITMTDSCPVYF; this is translated from the exons ATGTGCAAATCCCTTGGAGAATTTCTGGAACAAAAGCGGCGAAGTGATTATTCTGGAGAAAGTG AAAACAATGCGCTAGAAGGTCAGCAAGTAGATGACGCCTCCGTTTCTTTGGCTTCTCCAAAAGAGAATCCTTCGGCATTTGCTTTACCGGTTTCAAGAGCAAG GCAGCTGATTTCATTCTACACAATGTCTCAAAACCCAAATATGAGCCACTTAGAAAGAAATGAATCAGCCCCGCTTCCTCCGCTGTGGGTGCGATGTGATGGCTCTGATCCTAAACAAACTATTTGGATGGGAGCCGAGCCTCTCAGAGCCggaagcaacccagaaggcatcCTTCTCCATTCAGTCACGTGTGTCG GTCCTGTGCCAAAGAAAAAAATTTCTGCAGACCTGGAAAAACTGAAAGAGAATCATCGAATGAGACATCATTCTTCTGAT CTGACCATAAGGGGCTTTGCCCGTTATGAGTTCCTTGAAACCACTTCACTGGAGTCCCTCTCCTTAGAGGACACGCTCACTCCCCTGGAGAGAAATATATATGCGGATTTCACTTGGAACAACGTCACAAAGATTCTACAGACGCCTCCCCTCACTTCAGTTGCTATACTG AAAGTGCAAATGGCGTCTGGGAGCACCTTGAGTTCTGTGTATGAGCTGAACAGGGAGCTGCAGTTTCTCCTT AGTTTAGCTGAGAGCTTGAAGACTGGCACAACTGACTGGCCGAAGCGTTTGGGACAGAAACCTGCTATTGAACTTGTACAAAAACTCTTGAAAG ATTTAAAGGATGAAGTAGATGGGTTGAAGATACCAAACAAAAATGAATCTGAG aGTCCTCAAGACAATACCACTGCAGCCTATGGTTCCATGAAAGCTCTTTTTAGTCGGAGAGGAGACCTGGATTTTGTGGAGCAGCTGTGGTCTAAGATATGGGCAA aTATTGTTTCATATGAAGAACTGGTGACGTGTTTCACATTAGTAATGAAATCCCTTCAATGTGGTGAACTGCAGGCACCG GTTCATCAAGGAAGTAACAGTTTGCTGAGCAAACTAATTAGACAGTCTTATCACGGAAATGTTGAAACGGTTTCTCTTAGTGGTGATACTCCAATACGAATGCTTCTGGAAATCGGTGTGGATAAGCTGAAGAGAGATTATGTCAGCTATTTTGTAG GCAAAGAACTTGCAACACGTATTCACCTG GAATACTTCTTGTCTACATCTGTAGAACTGCAGGAACAGGTTCATCATGTTCAGAAGCTCCATCATATGCTGGAAATAGTGCACAACTGTGTGGAACTTCTGAAGCTTGAGCAAGAGAACCTCATCTTTCTGACACA GTCCTGTATAAACTACTACAAGGAAAAACCCCTGAATGAAAAACATGTATTTCAACTACCAGTTAAGACAGCTTTTGTGAAGGAGTTCTACCAAAA TGCTTACCCGCAAGTCTGGAGAGTGGAAATCAGCAGCGGACAAGGACTGAAAAAAGTGAGAACAATGTGGCAATTCAGCACCAGCCCTCCAGCTCAACAAATGAACTCAAGCAGCTTTG